One part of the Anaerolineae bacterium genome encodes these proteins:
- a CDS encoding winged helix-turn-helix domain-containing protein — translation MTLFYKEASFPADYREAEVGQIMNALYKLRSIALNGLAGMGKSNVVRFVVSHPQVKPRYLKERPANFVFIHLDCAGLGDGSEIELLSELLLQLRATVSTPSDAPLPADGRNLRRALKEQLLALPPALTPVVAFDYFDEAAAATDHTFFNYLFFLRNCRPQGNLAYIFVTRRPVGSFFELHELLDETCFIGPLNTKDALESLQRDEARLGHTFDPYQRTRLLDCTGGHPGFLKNAIELAAASLDLRRPEETLARQLLQWDNIKRLAEELWADLTPAEQETLLAAAQNPLPAALPETVLLERFGLLKLHQGRLVIFCPLFAMFIRQFKAPPSGAVQITAVFPNQACLKTAAGEEQLTLPPLLFALLLAFAQSRPAEILPTDSLVTQIYGPEAAGVSNAALSQLVKRLREALDPPIRLLLDDPTFSCVETIRDVGYRLTAGCTASPPP, via the coding sequence CTATTTTACAAAGAAGCAAGTTTTCCGGCAGATTACCGCGAGGCCGAAGTGGGGCAAATCATGAACGCCCTCTACAAATTACGCAGCATTGCCCTCAACGGCCTGGCCGGTATGGGTAAATCAAATGTGGTCCGCTTTGTGGTTTCTCATCCCCAAGTAAAGCCCCGCTACCTCAAAGAGCGGCCAGCCAATTTTGTCTTTATCCATCTTGATTGCGCCGGGTTGGGGGACGGCAGCGAGATAGAGCTTTTGAGCGAGCTGCTGCTGCAATTGCGCGCCACTGTCTCCACCCCAAGCGATGCCCCGCTCCCCGCCGACGGGCGCAACTTGCGCCGGGCGTTGAAAGAGCAGCTACTGGCCTTGCCGCCCGCGCTGACGCCGGTGGTGGCTTTTGATTATTTTGATGAGGCGGCCGCGGCAACAGACCACACTTTTTTTAACTACCTGTTTTTCCTCCGCAATTGCCGGCCGCAGGGGAATCTGGCTTACATTTTTGTCACGCGCCGGCCCGTTGGATCCTTTTTTGAACTTCACGAGTTGCTTGATGAGACCTGTTTCATCGGCCCGCTTAACACCAAGGATGCGCTGGAATCTTTGCAGCGGGACGAGGCGCGACTGGGCCATACCTTCGATCCCTACCAGCGAACCCGATTGCTCGATTGCACCGGCGGCCATCCCGGCTTTTTGAAAAATGCCATCGAATTAGCCGCCGCTTCGCTTGATTTGCGCCGGCCCGAGGAGACACTCGCCCGGCAACTGCTCCAGTGGGATAACATTAAACGATTGGCCGAAGAACTGTGGGCCGACCTGACTCCGGCTGAGCAGGAAACGCTGCTTGCCGCGGCCCAAAACCCGCTGCCTGCCGCCTTGCCGGAAACCGTTCTGTTGGAACGTTTCGGCCTGCTCAAATTGCACCAGGGGCGATTGGTTATTTTTTGTCCGCTGTTTGCTATGTTTATCCGGCAATTCAAAGCGCCGCCAAGCGGCGCGGTGCAGATTACGGCCGTGTTTCCCAATCAGGCCTGCCTTAAAACCGCCGCCGGAGAAGAACAACTGACGCTGCCGCCGCTGCTCTTTGCCCTGTTGCTGGCTTTTGCCCAAAGCAGACCGGCTGAGATTTTGCCCACCGATAGTTTGGTCACCCAAATTTACGGCCCCGAAGCTGCCGGCGTGTCAAATGCCGCGTTGTCGCAACTGGTCAAACGCCTGCGCGAGGCGCTGGACCCGCCCATTCGGCTGCTGCTGGACGACCCTACTTTTAGCTGCGTAGAGACTATTCGAGACGTGGGCTACCGGCTCACAGCCGGCTGCACAGCATCCCCGCCGCCATAA